One part of the Phragmites australis chromosome 3, lpPhrAust1.1, whole genome shotgun sequence genome encodes these proteins:
- the LOC133913756 gene encoding probable ion channel CASTOR isoform X2, with protein MPLDPDSSSPPAPGPHRDWFFPPAPPFLPSSRARTPFPSTTWSSKPYSLADRRPPPTPRSRSRSPHPTPEQQQPPSPPLPSAPRRRDPLYAGVRRGDVLKAAAEKGAPQAAAPVHGRKAAASAITPRWSGMLSAAAILLCLASLLRRNLSLYDQVYHLQEQLAVATAKLQSCIIGSSLDISDINLLYQDDNNTMQNRSLKNFSLLISLSILYAPLLILKYIDLVSKIRSSYDSEEVPINKRLAYRIDIFLSLHPYAKPSVLLVATLLLIALGGLALYGVTDDSLSDCLWLSWTFVADSGNHANAVGFGPKLVSVSISIGGMLVFAMMLGLVTDSISEKFDSLRKGRSEGSLLNQIAIANESLGGGTIVVMSERDKEEMEADIAKMEFDLKGTAVICRSGSPLILADLKKVSVSKARAIVVLAEEGNADQSDARALRTVLSLTGVKEGLRGHIIVELSDLDNEVLVKLVGGDLVETVVAHDVIGRLMIQCARQPGLAQIWEDILGFENCEFYIKRWPKLDGMRFEDVLISFPDAVPCGIKVASYGGKIILNPDDCYVLQEGDEVIVIAEDDDTYAPAPLPKVKDAVYIDIVHPERKPQKILLCGWRRDIDDMIVVSSFFEASNSFSLCLIAQVRRGYLPKDFVVPKSPERILFCGWRRDMEDMIMVLDAFLAPGSELWMFNDVPEVDRKRKLTDGGLDFSRLENITLVHREGNAVIRRHLESLPLESFDSILILADESVEDSAIQADSRSLATLLLIRDIQAKRLPYREAMISHVPPGTFSEGSWIGEMQQASDKSVIISEILDPRTKNLLSMSKISDYVLSNELVSMALAMVAEDRQINDVLEELFAEEGNEMQIRQSDLYLREDEELNFFEVILRARQRKEIVIGYRLEGAEHAIINPTDKVSRRRWSPKDVFVVIAEKE; from the exons ATGCCCCTGGACCCCGActcctcgtcgccgccggcgcccgGGCCGCACCGCGACTGGTTCttcccgccggcgccgcccttTCTCCCCTCCTCCAGAGCACGGACCCCCTTCCCCTCCACCACCTGGTCCTCCAAGCCATACTCCCTCGCCGACCGCCGACCGCCCCCGACCCctcgctcccgctcccgctccccgCACCCGACgccggagcagcagcagccaccgtCACCTCCGCTTCCgtccgcgccgcgccgccgcgacCCCCTCTACGCTGGCGTCCGCCGCGGCGATGTCCTAAAGGCTGCCGCCGAGAAAGGGGCGCCTCAGGCGGCCGCGCCGGTACATGGAAGGAAGGCGGCGGCTTCGGCGATCACCCCACGATGGTCGGGAATGCTATCCGCGGCG GCCATTTTGCTGTGCTTAGCCTCCCTTCTCCGCAGGAACCTCTCATTATACGATCAGGTTTACCATTTGCAG GAACAGCTCGCTGTAGCTACTGCAAAACTGCAGTCGTGTATTATAGGCTCCTCATTGGATATCAGCGACATTAATTTGCTGTATCAGGATGATAACAATACCATGCAGAACAGAAGTCTGAAGAACTTTTCCTTGTTGATCTCGCTTTCTATACTATATGCGCCACTCCTCATTCTCAAGTACATAGACCTTGTGTCGAAGATAAGGAGTTCATATGACTCTGAAGAGGTTCCCATAAACAAGCGGTTGGCATACAGAATCGATATATTTTTATCACTTCATCCGTATGCTAAACCATCGGTTCTACTTGTTGCTACATTGTTACTTATTGCTCTTGGAGGGCTGGCTCTGTATGGTGTGACTGATGATAGCCTATCTGATTGTCTTTGGCTATCCTGGACCTTCGTCGCTGACTCGGGCAACCATGCCAATGCCGTGGGTTTTGGACCCAAGCTGGTTTCAGTTTCGATTAGTATTGGTGGGATGTTGGTTTTTGCCATGATGCTTGGTCTAGTCACCGATTCAATCTCAGAGAAGTTTGATTCTTTGAGGAAAGGAAGAAGTGAG GGATCTTTACTGAACCAAATCGCTATTGCTAATGAAAGCTTGGGAGGTGGGACCATCGTTGTGATGTCCGAGAGAGACAAGGAGGAAATGGAAGCAGACATTGCTAAAATGGAGTTTGACTTGAAAGGAACAGCTGTAATATGTAGAAGTGGAAGCCCTCTAATTCTGGCTGACTTGAAAAAG GTCTCAGTTTCTAAGGCGCGTGCAATTGTGGTTTTAGCTGAAGAAGGAAATGCTGACCAG AGTGATGCACGGGCACTGCGAACAGTCTTGAGTTTAACTGGAGTTAAAGAGGGACTAAGAGGTCACATAATAGTTGAGCTTAGTGATCTTGACAACGAAGTTCTAGTCAAACTTGTTGGTGGAGATCTTGTGGAAACCGTTGTTGCACATGATGTGATTGGTCGGTTGATGATACAGTGTGCACGTCAGCCAGGCCTTGCTCAG ATATGGGAAGATATTCTTGGCTTTGAGAACTGTGAATTCTACATTAAAAGATGGCCTAAGTTGGATGGAATGCGATTTGAAGATGTGCTGATTAGCTTTCCTGATGCTGTTCCATGTGGCATAAAAGTGGCATCTTACGGGGGCAAGATTATTTTAAACCCTGATGACTGTTATGTTTTGCAAGAGGGCGATGAGGTGATAGTAATTGCAGAAGATGATGATACATATGCCCCAGCACCGTTGCCCAAG GTTAAAGATGCTGTTTACATAGACATTGTTCACCCTGAAAGAAAGCCTCagaagattcttctttgtggatGGCGACGGGATATAGATGATATGATTGTGGTAAGCTCTTTCTTTGAAGCTTCTAATTCCTTTTCTCTCTGTTTAATTGCGCAGGTTAGGAGGGGCTATCTTCCTAAAGATTTTGTTGTTCCAAAGTCTCCAGAAAGAATATTGTTTTGTGGTTGGCGCCGTGATATGGAAGATATGATAATG GTACTTGATGCTTTCCTTGCACCAGGATCAGAGTTGTGGATGTTTAATGATGTCCCTGAGGTTGACAGAAAAAGAAAGCTGACTGATGGAGGTCTGGATTTCAGTCGACTAGAAAATATTACTTTGGTTCATCGTGAGGGAAATGCTGTTATTCGCCGTCACCTGGAGAGCCTCCCCTTAGAATCATTTGATTCC ATCTTGATTTTGGCAGACGAATCTGTAGAAGATTCAGCAATCCAAGCTGACTCAAGGTCACTTGCAACGTTACTGCTGATCAGAGATATTCAG GCAAAACGGCTTCCATACAGGGAAGCGATGATTTCGCATGTTCCCCCAGGGACCTTTTCTGAAGGTTCTTGGATAGGGGAGATGCAACAAGCATCTGATAAATCTGTCATAATCAGTGAGATTTTGGACCCTAGGACAAAAAATTTGTTGTCAATGTCAAAAATTAGCGACTATGTTCTTTCAAATGAACTTGTGAGCATGGCATTGGCAATGGTTGCAGAAGATCGGCAAATAAATGATGTCTTGGAGGAGCTCTTTGCTGAGGAG GGAAATGAAATGCAAATACGACAATCCGATCTGTACCTTAGAGAAGATGAGgagttaaatttttttgagGTCATTCTGCGTGCTAGACAGAGGAAAGAGATTGTCATTGGGTACCGTCTTGAGGGAGCTGAGCATGCTATAATCAATCCAACAGACAAAGTTTCACGGCGAAGGTGGTCACCCAAGGATGTTTTTGTTGTTATAGCTGAGAAAGAATGA
- the LOC133913756 gene encoding probable ion channel CASTOR isoform X1, giving the protein MPLDPDSSSPPAPGPHRDWFFPPAPPFLPSSRARTPFPSTTWSSKPYSLADRRPPPTPRSRSRSPHPTPEQQQPPSPPLPSAPRRRDPLYAGVRRGDVLKAAAEKGAPQAAAPVHGRKAAASAITPRWSGMLSAAAILLCLASLLRRNLSLYDQVYHLQEQLAVATAKLQSCIIGSSLDISDINLLYQDDNNTMQNRSLKNFSLLISLSILYAPLLILKYIDLVSKIRSSYDSEEVPINKRLAYRIDIFLSLHPYAKPSVLLVATLLLIALGGLALYGVTDDSLSDCLWLSWTFVADSGNHANAVGFGPKLVSVSISIGGMLVFAMMLGLVTDSISEKFDSLRKGRSEVIEQSHTLILGWSDKLGSLLNQIAIANESLGGGTIVVMSERDKEEMEADIAKMEFDLKGTAVICRSGSPLILADLKKVSVSKARAIVVLAEEGNADQSDARALRTVLSLTGVKEGLRGHIIVELSDLDNEVLVKLVGGDLVETVVAHDVIGRLMIQCARQPGLAQIWEDILGFENCEFYIKRWPKLDGMRFEDVLISFPDAVPCGIKVASYGGKIILNPDDCYVLQEGDEVIVIAEDDDTYAPAPLPKVKDAVYIDIVHPERKPQKILLCGWRRDIDDMIVVSSFFEASNSFSLCLIAQVRRGYLPKDFVVPKSPERILFCGWRRDMEDMIMVLDAFLAPGSELWMFNDVPEVDRKRKLTDGGLDFSRLENITLVHREGNAVIRRHLESLPLESFDSILILADESVEDSAIQADSRSLATLLLIRDIQAKRLPYREAMISHVPPGTFSEGSWIGEMQQASDKSVIISEILDPRTKNLLSMSKISDYVLSNELVSMALAMVAEDRQINDVLEELFAEEGNEMQIRQSDLYLREDEELNFFEVILRARQRKEIVIGYRLEGAEHAIINPTDKVSRRRWSPKDVFVVIAEKE; this is encoded by the exons ATGCCCCTGGACCCCGActcctcgtcgccgccggcgcccgGGCCGCACCGCGACTGGTTCttcccgccggcgccgcccttTCTCCCCTCCTCCAGAGCACGGACCCCCTTCCCCTCCACCACCTGGTCCTCCAAGCCATACTCCCTCGCCGACCGCCGACCGCCCCCGACCCctcgctcccgctcccgctccccgCACCCGACgccggagcagcagcagccaccgtCACCTCCGCTTCCgtccgcgccgcgccgccgcgacCCCCTCTACGCTGGCGTCCGCCGCGGCGATGTCCTAAAGGCTGCCGCCGAGAAAGGGGCGCCTCAGGCGGCCGCGCCGGTACATGGAAGGAAGGCGGCGGCTTCGGCGATCACCCCACGATGGTCGGGAATGCTATCCGCGGCG GCCATTTTGCTGTGCTTAGCCTCCCTTCTCCGCAGGAACCTCTCATTATACGATCAGGTTTACCATTTGCAG GAACAGCTCGCTGTAGCTACTGCAAAACTGCAGTCGTGTATTATAGGCTCCTCATTGGATATCAGCGACATTAATTTGCTGTATCAGGATGATAACAATACCATGCAGAACAGAAGTCTGAAGAACTTTTCCTTGTTGATCTCGCTTTCTATACTATATGCGCCACTCCTCATTCTCAAGTACATAGACCTTGTGTCGAAGATAAGGAGTTCATATGACTCTGAAGAGGTTCCCATAAACAAGCGGTTGGCATACAGAATCGATATATTTTTATCACTTCATCCGTATGCTAAACCATCGGTTCTACTTGTTGCTACATTGTTACTTATTGCTCTTGGAGGGCTGGCTCTGTATGGTGTGACTGATGATAGCCTATCTGATTGTCTTTGGCTATCCTGGACCTTCGTCGCTGACTCGGGCAACCATGCCAATGCCGTGGGTTTTGGACCCAAGCTGGTTTCAGTTTCGATTAGTATTGGTGGGATGTTGGTTTTTGCCATGATGCTTGGTCTAGTCACCGATTCAATCTCAGAGAAGTTTGATTCTTTGAGGAAAGGAAGAAGTGAGGTCATAGAGCAAAGCCACACTCTGATCCTTGGATGGAGTGATAAGTTG GGATCTTTACTGAACCAAATCGCTATTGCTAATGAAAGCTTGGGAGGTGGGACCATCGTTGTGATGTCCGAGAGAGACAAGGAGGAAATGGAAGCAGACATTGCTAAAATGGAGTTTGACTTGAAAGGAACAGCTGTAATATGTAGAAGTGGAAGCCCTCTAATTCTGGCTGACTTGAAAAAG GTCTCAGTTTCTAAGGCGCGTGCAATTGTGGTTTTAGCTGAAGAAGGAAATGCTGACCAG AGTGATGCACGGGCACTGCGAACAGTCTTGAGTTTAACTGGAGTTAAAGAGGGACTAAGAGGTCACATAATAGTTGAGCTTAGTGATCTTGACAACGAAGTTCTAGTCAAACTTGTTGGTGGAGATCTTGTGGAAACCGTTGTTGCACATGATGTGATTGGTCGGTTGATGATACAGTGTGCACGTCAGCCAGGCCTTGCTCAG ATATGGGAAGATATTCTTGGCTTTGAGAACTGTGAATTCTACATTAAAAGATGGCCTAAGTTGGATGGAATGCGATTTGAAGATGTGCTGATTAGCTTTCCTGATGCTGTTCCATGTGGCATAAAAGTGGCATCTTACGGGGGCAAGATTATTTTAAACCCTGATGACTGTTATGTTTTGCAAGAGGGCGATGAGGTGATAGTAATTGCAGAAGATGATGATACATATGCCCCAGCACCGTTGCCCAAG GTTAAAGATGCTGTTTACATAGACATTGTTCACCCTGAAAGAAAGCCTCagaagattcttctttgtggatGGCGACGGGATATAGATGATATGATTGTGGTAAGCTCTTTCTTTGAAGCTTCTAATTCCTTTTCTCTCTGTTTAATTGCGCAGGTTAGGAGGGGCTATCTTCCTAAAGATTTTGTTGTTCCAAAGTCTCCAGAAAGAATATTGTTTTGTGGTTGGCGCCGTGATATGGAAGATATGATAATG GTACTTGATGCTTTCCTTGCACCAGGATCAGAGTTGTGGATGTTTAATGATGTCCCTGAGGTTGACAGAAAAAGAAAGCTGACTGATGGAGGTCTGGATTTCAGTCGACTAGAAAATATTACTTTGGTTCATCGTGAGGGAAATGCTGTTATTCGCCGTCACCTGGAGAGCCTCCCCTTAGAATCATTTGATTCC ATCTTGATTTTGGCAGACGAATCTGTAGAAGATTCAGCAATCCAAGCTGACTCAAGGTCACTTGCAACGTTACTGCTGATCAGAGATATTCAG GCAAAACGGCTTCCATACAGGGAAGCGATGATTTCGCATGTTCCCCCAGGGACCTTTTCTGAAGGTTCTTGGATAGGGGAGATGCAACAAGCATCTGATAAATCTGTCATAATCAGTGAGATTTTGGACCCTAGGACAAAAAATTTGTTGTCAATGTCAAAAATTAGCGACTATGTTCTTTCAAATGAACTTGTGAGCATGGCATTGGCAATGGTTGCAGAAGATCGGCAAATAAATGATGTCTTGGAGGAGCTCTTTGCTGAGGAG GGAAATGAAATGCAAATACGACAATCCGATCTGTACCTTAGAGAAGATGAGgagttaaatttttttgagGTCATTCTGCGTGCTAGACAGAGGAAAGAGATTGTCATTGGGTACCGTCTTGAGGGAGCTGAGCATGCTATAATCAATCCAACAGACAAAGTTTCACGGCGAAGGTGGTCACCCAAGGATGTTTTTGTTGTTATAGCTGAGAAAGAATGA
- the LOC133913756 gene encoding probable ion channel CASTOR isoform X3 codes for MPLDPDSSSPPAPGPHRDWFFPPAPPFLPSSRARTPFPSTTWSSKPYSLADRRPPPTPRSRSRSPHPTPEQQQPPSPPLPSAPRRRDPLYAGVRRGDVLKAAAEKGAPQAAAPVHGRKAAASAITPRWSGMLSAAAILLCLASLLRRNLSLYDQVYHLQEQLAVATAKLQSCIIGSSLDISDINLLYQDDNNTMQNRSLKNFSLLISLSILYAPLLILKYIDLVSKIRSSYDSEEVPINKRLAYRIDIFLSLHPYAKPSVLLVATLLLIALGGLALYGVTDDSLSDCLWLSWTFVADSGNHANAVGFGPKLVSVSISIGGMLVFAMMLGLVTDSISEKFDSLRKGRSEVIEQSHTLILGWSDKLGSLLNQIAIANESLGGGTIVVMSERDKEEMEADIAKMEFDLKGTAVICRSGSPLILADLKKVSVSKARAIVVLAEEGNADQSDARALRTVLSLTGVKEGLRGHIIVELSDLDNEVLVKLVGGDLVETVVAHDVIGRLMIQCARQPGLAQIWEDILGFENCEFYIKRWPKLDGMRFEDVLISFPDAVPCGIKVASYGGKIILNPDDCYVLQEGDEVIVIAEDDDTYAPAPLPKVRRGYLPKDFVVPKSPERILFCGWRRDMEDMIMVLDAFLAPGSELWMFNDVPEVDRKRKLTDGGLDFSRLENITLVHREGNAVIRRHLESLPLESFDSILILADESVEDSAIQADSRSLATLLLIRDIQAKRLPYREAMISHVPPGTFSEGSWIGEMQQASDKSVIISEILDPRTKNLLSMSKISDYVLSNELVSMALAMVAEDRQINDVLEELFAEEGNEMQIRQSDLYLREDEELNFFEVILRARQRKEIVIGYRLEGAEHAIINPTDKVSRRRWSPKDVFVVIAEKE; via the exons ATGCCCCTGGACCCCGActcctcgtcgccgccggcgcccgGGCCGCACCGCGACTGGTTCttcccgccggcgccgcccttTCTCCCCTCCTCCAGAGCACGGACCCCCTTCCCCTCCACCACCTGGTCCTCCAAGCCATACTCCCTCGCCGACCGCCGACCGCCCCCGACCCctcgctcccgctcccgctccccgCACCCGACgccggagcagcagcagccaccgtCACCTCCGCTTCCgtccgcgccgcgccgccgcgacCCCCTCTACGCTGGCGTCCGCCGCGGCGATGTCCTAAAGGCTGCCGCCGAGAAAGGGGCGCCTCAGGCGGCCGCGCCGGTACATGGAAGGAAGGCGGCGGCTTCGGCGATCACCCCACGATGGTCGGGAATGCTATCCGCGGCG GCCATTTTGCTGTGCTTAGCCTCCCTTCTCCGCAGGAACCTCTCATTATACGATCAGGTTTACCATTTGCAG GAACAGCTCGCTGTAGCTACTGCAAAACTGCAGTCGTGTATTATAGGCTCCTCATTGGATATCAGCGACATTAATTTGCTGTATCAGGATGATAACAATACCATGCAGAACAGAAGTCTGAAGAACTTTTCCTTGTTGATCTCGCTTTCTATACTATATGCGCCACTCCTCATTCTCAAGTACATAGACCTTGTGTCGAAGATAAGGAGTTCATATGACTCTGAAGAGGTTCCCATAAACAAGCGGTTGGCATACAGAATCGATATATTTTTATCACTTCATCCGTATGCTAAACCATCGGTTCTACTTGTTGCTACATTGTTACTTATTGCTCTTGGAGGGCTGGCTCTGTATGGTGTGACTGATGATAGCCTATCTGATTGTCTTTGGCTATCCTGGACCTTCGTCGCTGACTCGGGCAACCATGCCAATGCCGTGGGTTTTGGACCCAAGCTGGTTTCAGTTTCGATTAGTATTGGTGGGATGTTGGTTTTTGCCATGATGCTTGGTCTAGTCACCGATTCAATCTCAGAGAAGTTTGATTCTTTGAGGAAAGGAAGAAGTGAGGTCATAGAGCAAAGCCACACTCTGATCCTTGGATGGAGTGATAAGTTG GGATCTTTACTGAACCAAATCGCTATTGCTAATGAAAGCTTGGGAGGTGGGACCATCGTTGTGATGTCCGAGAGAGACAAGGAGGAAATGGAAGCAGACATTGCTAAAATGGAGTTTGACTTGAAAGGAACAGCTGTAATATGTAGAAGTGGAAGCCCTCTAATTCTGGCTGACTTGAAAAAG GTCTCAGTTTCTAAGGCGCGTGCAATTGTGGTTTTAGCTGAAGAAGGAAATGCTGACCAG AGTGATGCACGGGCACTGCGAACAGTCTTGAGTTTAACTGGAGTTAAAGAGGGACTAAGAGGTCACATAATAGTTGAGCTTAGTGATCTTGACAACGAAGTTCTAGTCAAACTTGTTGGTGGAGATCTTGTGGAAACCGTTGTTGCACATGATGTGATTGGTCGGTTGATGATACAGTGTGCACGTCAGCCAGGCCTTGCTCAG ATATGGGAAGATATTCTTGGCTTTGAGAACTGTGAATTCTACATTAAAAGATGGCCTAAGTTGGATGGAATGCGATTTGAAGATGTGCTGATTAGCTTTCCTGATGCTGTTCCATGTGGCATAAAAGTGGCATCTTACGGGGGCAAGATTATTTTAAACCCTGATGACTGTTATGTTTTGCAAGAGGGCGATGAGGTGATAGTAATTGCAGAAGATGATGATACATATGCCCCAGCACCGTTGCCCAAG GTTAGGAGGGGCTATCTTCCTAAAGATTTTGTTGTTCCAAAGTCTCCAGAAAGAATATTGTTTTGTGGTTGGCGCCGTGATATGGAAGATATGATAATG GTACTTGATGCTTTCCTTGCACCAGGATCAGAGTTGTGGATGTTTAATGATGTCCCTGAGGTTGACAGAAAAAGAAAGCTGACTGATGGAGGTCTGGATTTCAGTCGACTAGAAAATATTACTTTGGTTCATCGTGAGGGAAATGCTGTTATTCGCCGTCACCTGGAGAGCCTCCCCTTAGAATCATTTGATTCC ATCTTGATTTTGGCAGACGAATCTGTAGAAGATTCAGCAATCCAAGCTGACTCAAGGTCACTTGCAACGTTACTGCTGATCAGAGATATTCAG GCAAAACGGCTTCCATACAGGGAAGCGATGATTTCGCATGTTCCCCCAGGGACCTTTTCTGAAGGTTCTTGGATAGGGGAGATGCAACAAGCATCTGATAAATCTGTCATAATCAGTGAGATTTTGGACCCTAGGACAAAAAATTTGTTGTCAATGTCAAAAATTAGCGACTATGTTCTTTCAAATGAACTTGTGAGCATGGCATTGGCAATGGTTGCAGAAGATCGGCAAATAAATGATGTCTTGGAGGAGCTCTTTGCTGAGGAG GGAAATGAAATGCAAATACGACAATCCGATCTGTACCTTAGAGAAGATGAGgagttaaatttttttgagGTCATTCTGCGTGCTAGACAGAGGAAAGAGATTGTCATTGGGTACCGTCTTGAGGGAGCTGAGCATGCTATAATCAATCCAACAGACAAAGTTTCACGGCGAAGGTGGTCACCCAAGGATGTTTTTGTTGTTATAGCTGAGAAAGAATGA